Within the Gorilla gorilla gorilla isolate KB3781 chromosome 15, NHGRI_mGorGor1-v2.1_pri, whole genome shotgun sequence genome, the region ttttttttttttttctgagacagcatctcactctgttgcccgggctggagtgcagtggcacaatcttggctcactgcaacctgcacctcctgggttcaagtgattctcctgcctcagcctcctgagtagctgggattagaggcacctgccaccatgcctggctaatttttttggtattttttagtagagatggggtttcaccaggttggccaggcttgtcttgaactcctaacctcaggtgatccacctgtctcatgctgggattacaggcatgagtcactgcacccggcctggccaTGGCACTTTGAAGTTAACTCTGCTCATCACCAGGAAAGCTAAGTAGGGTTGCATAAGTTGAGTATTATTCGGAGTCTACTAACATTTAGTGAGGCACTGGGTACCTGAAATTTTTACACAtgacatctctttttaaattttactgaaaGCTGGTGAGGTCAATATCATTATCTATAGGTGCACATAAGGAACATTAAATTTGGAGATGTTGACTTGGGACAACCCCAGGATACAAGCCTACATCACTAGTCCAGTCTGCTTCCACTAGGCCATGTGGACACATTGAAAGTTTAAAATTACAAGGGATTAGTTTAGAGATTATCTAGTTGGGCTGTTACACTTTGCTGATGACGAAATCAGAATCCaagacttgtccaaagtcacatagctactGCCCATTAGAGGAGTGACTGGGAACTGAAGTGCTTCTGGGACTCCTAGAAGGAAAACCACTCCAAAAGTCTTTATTTTCATGTATGATAGCACTAGATGGAGAGGggatttaaatttttcataatcATAAAATTCTCACTAGGCTTTTGAATTTAAGCATACTCATATCACTGCTTTGATTTCCCTAGGAAATATTCCTACTTAATGGTTGCGAATCTGTCACTTAAAATCCTAGGGTATAGTAATGAGTAAGAGGTGAATACAAGTGGTTGTGAGCCCTTTCAGGGTTGGCTCTGAACTATAGGTTGATTGGTGATATGGGAGCTGAGATGGCTTAGCTTGTTTTGAGGAATGCAGATTTTCTCagacaatatatatttgaaatctgTCATTGATGTTTACTACTTGGGAAGCACCAGGCCACTACCTACTGCTTAAAAGACAGTGGAAAGTCATATGAACAACACCTGCCCTTTGGGAAAGGCACGCATGCCTCAGTTGGTCAAAGCAGCATGGAGTTCTTAAACAGCTTGGccctctgtgacctgcctaaaaGGACTTCTAGGAGCATTACCCCCCACCTTTTTATTATGAAGCATTTTACAAAGCCAAGAATATTAAGATGAACATTCAAACACCCATCACCCAGATTTAACAActaatattttactatatttatttcatctgttcattttattttttactgaagTTTAAAGGAAATTCGTGACATTTTACTCATAAGTATTTGGGtatgtgtctttttaaaagaagacaattCTGTGGGACTAGgtgtgaaaggaaaaaataaatcaaagaggaCATTTTCTCATAACCATAATACCTTTATCATGCACGACAAAATTAAtagcaatttttctttctttctttttctttctttctctctctctctctctttctttctctctttctttctctctctctctctttctttccctttctttctttctttctttctttctttctttctttctttctttctttctttctctcttcctttctttttttgagatggaatcttgctctgtcacccaggctggagtacaatggcacgatctcggctcactgcagccttcacctcccaggttcaagtgattctcctgcctcggcctcccgagtaactgggattacaggcgtgcaccaccacgcccagctaatttttgtattttttgtagagatggggtttcaccatgttggctggtctggtcttgaactcctgacctcaggcgatccacctgccttagcctcccaaaatgctgggtttacaggcatgagccactgcgcctggccagtaatTTTTTAATATCACCTAGTCCACATTTATATTTTCCCAGTTgtccaaaaaacattttttacagtGAGTTTGTTCAACCCAGGAATTAATCAAGGACTATGCTATTCTCAGTTGCATGTCTCTTAAGCTTCCTTTAATCTAGTACAgtcctccctcctttttttttaattactttatatATTGATTGGTAAAGACAATAACATGTAAGATTGGTTaccctgggccaggcatggtggctcacgcctgtaatcccaacactttgggaggccgaggcaggcagatcacttgaggccaggagttcaaggttagcctgtccaacatgacaaaaccgtctctactaaaaatacaaaaattagccaggcatggtagcatgcacctgtagtcccagctaatctggaagctgaggcacgagaatcacttgaacctggagggtggaggttgcagtgagccgagattgtatcactgcactccaggcagggtgacagaataagaccctatctcaaaaaaaaaaaaaaaaattggttatcCTATAAAATGCTCCATTTTCTTGATTTATGTGGTTTTTCCCCTCTAAATTGTTCCTTTAGCCTTTCAACTTCCTATAAACTTGACTTTAGATCTAAATAGAGTTGAACAGATTCAAGTTAAATATTTTGGCCAGAATAATCCATAAGTGATGCTGAGTATGAGGTCTAATTGTTTAACAGCATAGGTTAATAGGACAGTTTCATTGTCATGAGGACCATGCAGATAACCAAGGTATTGGTACACAAGCATGCTTATTGCAGTCTGACATCAGTGGCAGTGGATGGAGATGATCTGCCCGCACAGCCACTgcatggaaatgaaaaataaatcacatgCTTTCTTTGGGACCCAACTCAgtttccacattttatttatttatttattttgagatggagtctcgctctgtcacccaggctgggtgcagcggcacagtctcagctcattgcaaccctcgcctcccaggttcaagctattctcctgcctcagtctccaagtagctgggattacaggtgcctgccaccatgtccagctaatgtttgtatttttggtagagatggagtttcaccatgttggccaggctggccttgaactcctgacctcaagtgatccacccacctcagcctcccaaagtgctgggattacaggcgtgtgccacgacACCCAAccagtttccttattttaaagGGAATAATTGAATTAGACTATTTTGAAGGTCTCAAGTTTCAGATCTCATGATTCTACAAATTATACCAAGAACAGGAGAGGGTTATGCAGAGAAAAGCTGGGACACACGGAAAACATTAAACACTAAATCTTAGGCAAGAGGAGACAGCAATCCGATGAGGTTGGATTACAGCCATTCCCGAGTGGTGCCACTTTCCCAGAAAAATCTAACAGAATGGCTGACAGTCTTGGCTCTTGattgtaaagaattttattttgtgcACAATATAGACAGACCTATATAAGTTGCATGTTggtcttttccatttattttgtgcTCCTCTTAGCAAATGCTTTCCTCTCAACCTGATCCATGAAGACTCTTTTTCTGACTCATCTGACCAAAAAGACTAAAGCAATGTTTATCTAAGTGTCTTCAGGCCACTAACATGAGAATCACATAGGGTTACTTGAAGTGTTACAATACAAATTTCTAGGGTCTCCGTCCAgaactgctgaatcagaatctctgggagtggACTGCTgaaacctgcattttaacaacTACCCCATGGTATTCTGATGCACACCACAGTTTGGCCTGTAGCAGTGGGTGGCTTGGAGGGCCAAACTTAGAGTTTGGCCAGACTTAGAGTACCAAGTTGGAGTAGTGCCTATCGGTCTTGCAACACTTTGAGTCCTCCTCTATTCCTTCTCCCCTCCTGCAGTGCACCGAGCCGCCCTGGCCTGTGGCAGTGAGTTCTTTGGGGCCATGCTCCTGAGCGGGATGAGGGAATCCCAGGGCACAGAGGTATCTCTGCGGACGATCTCCACCCAGGACCTGCGACTCCTCGTCTCTTTTGCTTACTCCGGAGTTGTGCGGGCAAGGTGGCCAGGACTACTGAGagctgcccaggctgctctgcagTACCAGAGCTCTTCTTGCTTGGATTTGTGTCAGAAAGGCTTGGCACGGGGCCTCAGCCCTGCGCGTTGCCTGGCCCTGTTCCCCATGGCTGAAGCCCCCGGGTTGGAGAGGCTCTGGAGCAAAGCCCGTCACTACCTCCTCACCCACCTGCCTGCTGTAGCCTTGTGTCCTGCTTTCCCTTCTTTACCAGCTGCCTGCTTGGCTGAGCTCCTGGATAGTGATGAGCTCCATGTGCAGGAGGAGTTTGAGGCCTTTGTGGCTGCACGGTGTTGGCTAGCTGCCAACCCCGagacccaggagtcagaggccaAGGCCCTGCTGCGATGTGTCCGCTTTGGCCGCATGTCCACCAGGGAGTTGCGGAGGGTGCGGGCAGCCGGGCTACTTCCACCCCTGACCCCGGATCTGTTGCACCAGCTGATGGTAGAGGCTGATGTTCCAGGCCAAGAGAGACGGAGGGAGCCTGACCGGGCACTGGTAGTGATTGGCGGGGATGGGCTCAGACCAGACATGGCCCTAAGACAACCATCCCGAGCAGTGTGGTGGGCCCGGGCCTTCCGCTGTGGCGTGGGACTGGTACGAACTGTTGAGTGGGGGcagctgcctgccctgcctgcccccGGACGCTTCCGGCATGGGGCTGCGAGCCTGGCAGGAAGTGAACTCTATGTGTGTGGGGGACAAGATTTCTACAGTCACTCCAACACCCTGGCTTCAACTCTCAGGTATAAGCTTCTAGGAGTGGGCAGGGTGTGGCAGGCCCTAAGGTGGGCAGGGAGAGAAATTGCTGGCCTAGCCAACCACAGATGCCCAGAGTCCCTCTTCCAATCTCTTGTCCTACTGTGTCCAGGTGGGAGCCCAGTCAAGAGGACTGGGAGGAGATGGCTCCTTTGTCCCAGGCTCGAAGCCTTTTCCCCTTGGTGGCACTGGATGGAAAACTTTACGCCCTGGGTGGAAGACACAATGATGTTGCCCTGGACTCTGTGGAGACCTACAACCCTGAGCTCAATGTCTGGAGGTAAGCAGGCAAGGGGGCATCTGGGAGAGATTAGGAGACTTGGAATAGAAGGAGAGTTGAAGATGCTAGTTGCCTTATCTTGTGTCCTGTTCTTCCTTAGGCCAGCACCTGCACTTCCAGCACCATGTTTTGCCCACGCAGCTGCGATTTTGGAGGGCCAATTGTATGTGAGCGGTGGCTGTGGTGGGACTGGCCAATACCTGGCCTCACTGATGCACTATGACCCCAAACTTGAGAAGccagggacatttctgagccctaTGGGGGTACCTCGGGCTGGCCATGTCATGGCTGCATTGGGTGGGAGGTTGTATGTGGCAGGTGGGCTGGGTGAGACTGGGGACCTGCtaagctttgaggcctatgaacTAAGGACTGATAGCTGGACTCACCTGGCACCCCTACCCTCCCCCCATGTGGGGGCTGCAAGTGCTGTGCTGCAGGAGGAGCTACTGGTGCTGGGGGGCTACAGTCACCGTACTTATGCACTTTCTCACCTTATCCATGCCTACTGTCCTGGCCTGGGCCGATGGCTCTGCCTGGGAACTCTGCCAAGGCCTCGGGCTGAGATGCCTGCCTGCATCCTGACACTGCCCACTGTGCAGCACATAGCTTTGGTTCCCACCCCACACCAAACCAAACCTGCTGGGTGAAGAGGGAGCAACAGCGTATGAGGAGGGCGTAAGAAATAGCCTGAGAGAAGGACAGAGATTGTGGGGAGAGAAAAGAGGCTTTATTCTTGGTAGTATTTTATTCTCACACTGTGCATTGTAAACTGCTTTTGTACATATGATCTCCATTGAGGAAATCGTGGTTCCAGAACTCCTGGGGAAAACATATAGGGAAAGGGGAGGCGGCTGAATACCCAGGTAAGGAAAGGAGACTCAGGAGCAACTCCAcaaggcttagggattcttagggAAAGTGCATCTGGTTTGAAAGAGAGTTAAGAAGCTTCAGTAGCCAAAGTGTAGAGACCATGGGAGGACAGTTGGAAAAATGGTTCTGACCCAGGGATCATGGGAAAAATGTGGAATGGCCATCCATGAAAGAGTTTGAGGAGTGTAGGAGGAAGGACTGTAAATCGTTCAGCGCTTTTTTTCCCGGAACTtgctcccttctcctctcccatcCCTAGGATGCCTAAACCTTCTTAACAATATTCTTTCTCAGGTAATTCTGTAGGCCTGGTCTAGCGTTTCCCGGTGAGACACCACAGGCTGCCCCTGAGAACCTCTTGGTTTCCTTCTGAGGCAGAAGCTCCCACATAGACATGCACGGCACAGGGGCCTGAGAGGCCTGACGGGCCCCCCA harbors:
- the KLHL33 gene encoding kelch-like protein 33, with the translated sequence MSASDTPHYPPELESVSHPVQKDCLGLPVHAQRTPSWPPSPDEDPRLPSFPLEEPGSRPLVPRNLPFPALSLGEEEEEEEDEDVAEPEWLRSEEHPSQFFAEAQRLREQRLLLDEEVSVAGRVYGVHRVILAAISSLFRDRLLGGGGPRPPFSLEVSPGGWEAVLTFAYEGVLGPASQGDVLAAAEALGAPRVKAAAQQTCERAGNAGEDVKKPSQAEELRENLRGIELLYREGVGCDLKLEAGGCQLSVHRAALACGSEFFGAMLLSGMRESQGTEVSLRTISTQDLRLLVSFAYSGVVRARWPGLLRAAQAALQYQSSSCLDLCQKGLARGLSPARCLALFPMAEAPGLERLWSKARHYLLTHLPAVALCPAFPSLPAACLAELLDSDELHVQEEFEAFVAARCWLAANPETQESEAKALLRCVRFGRMSTRELRRVRAAGLLPPLTPDLLHQLMVEADVPGQERRREPDRALVVIGGDGLRPDMALRQPSRAVWWARAFRCGVGLVRTVEWGQLPALPAPGRFRHGAASLAGSELYVCGGQDFYSHSNTLASTLRWEPSQEDWEEMAPLSQARSLFPLVALDGKLYALGGRHNDVALDSVETYNPELNVWRPAPALPAPCFAHAAAILEGQLYVSGGCGGTGQYLASLMHYDPKLEKPGTFLSPMGVPRAGHVMAALGGRLYVAGGLGETGDLLSFEAYELRTDSWTHLAPLPSPHVGAASAVLQEELLVLGGYSHRTYALSHLIHAYCPGLGRWLCLGTLPRPRAEMPACILTLPTVQHIALVPTPHQTKPAG